A single region of the Vicia villosa cultivar HV-30 ecotype Madison, WI linkage group LG4, Vvil1.0, whole genome shotgun sequence genome encodes:
- the LOC131600311 gene encoding uncharacterized protein LOC131600311 yields MLLSKHKKNHNANGGKRLLISINVLGSAGPIRFVVNEEELVEAVIDTTLKSYAREERLPRLGSDHRDFFLYCPHHGSEAALSPWDKIGSHGARNFVLCKKPHTTNEAADNGSETSSLSRRGSGSWRSWFHLNLKISSH; encoded by the exons ATGTTGTTGAGCAAGCATAAGAAGAATCACAATGCCAATGGCGGCAAGAGGCTGTTGATCAGCATCAATGTGCTGGGAAGTGCTGGCCCGATTCGGTTTGTTGTGAACGAGGAGGAACTTGTTGAGGCTGTTATTGATACTACTTTGAAGTCTTATGCACGTGAAGAACGGTTACCGCGTTTGGGGAGTGATCATAGAGATTTCTTTCTCTACTGTCCTCATCATGGATCTGAAG CTGCTTTGAGTCCATGGGACAAAATTGGATCACATGGAGCTCGGAATTTTGTGCTATGCAAGAAGCCACACACTACAAATGAAGCAGCTGATAATGGAAGTGAGACTTCGTCACTTTCACGCAGGGGAAGTGGTAGTTGGAGGTCTTGGTTCCACCTCAACCTTAAAATTTCTTCCCATTAA
- the LOC131595960 gene encoding uncharacterized protein LOC131595960, with protein sequence MLLSKHKKNHNANGGKRLLVSINVLGSAGPIRFVVDEEELVEAVIDTTLKSYAREERLPRLGSDHRDFFLYCPHHGSDAALSPWDKIGSHGARNFVLCKKPHTTIEAADNGSGTSSLSRRGSGSWRSWFHLNIKISSH encoded by the exons ATGTTGTTGAGCAAGCATAAGAAGAATCACAACGCCAATGGCGGCAAGAGGCTGTTGGTTAGCATCAATGTGCTGGGAAGTGCTGGCCCAATTCGGTTTGTTGTGGATGAGGAGGAGCTTGTTGAGGCTGTTATTGATACTACTTTGAAGTCCTATGCACGTGAAGAACGGTTACCGCGACTGGGGAGTGATCATAGAGATTTCTTTCTCTACTGTCCTCATCATGGATCTGACG CGGCTTTGAGTCCATGGGACAAAATCGGATCACACGGAGCTCGGAATTTCGTGTTATGCAAGAAGCCACACACTACAATTGAAGCAGCTGATAATGGAAGTGGGACTTCGTCACTTTCACGCAGGGGGAGTGGTAGTTGGAGGTCTTGGTTCCACCTCAACATTAAAATTTCTTCCCATTAA
- the LOC131598327 gene encoding uncharacterized protein LOC131598327: MVSSLIDSDLCCWKMGSLKELFGESDVAHIASIPISRVVLEDKLVWNAEKHGDFSVKTSYHLLGNARRSNNPGPSARDEDGFWKLLWKAPIENKIKEFLWRLVKNILPLRTNVCKKGISLDPSCPLCFEEAESAAHLFLRCDFIKRMLFAPPLGIRIPPVDDVMVWLLRTFRYKDTRLCQVLCIGLWKVWKARNDAVFNKVRPCPMLVAKDVWLSVTEFDCSRSVTMDRLMPALVENSYGNAWIIQTDAGCFEGGTVALGCVIKSAKHGILLAATQRFPSFVNPDAAEALGIRWGMQLANDFNLEEVMFQSDALGVVDCVNGVCSLPDIEPIVLDCCLLRNHFKFSSVMFIGRESNTDAHNMVGIGKLVGSRTWLGVIPLIEEIRVSLAISVLS; this comes from the coding sequence ATGGTCAGTTCCCTTATCGATAGTGACCTTTGCTGTTGGAAGATGGGCTCCTTGAAAGAGTTGTTTGGAGAGAGTGATGTTGCTCATATTGCCTCTATTCCCATCTCTAGGGTGGTGTTGGAAGATAAGCTAGTGTGGAACGCTGAGAAGCACGGAGATTTCTCGGTCAAAACGTCGTACCACCTCCTGGGAAATGCCAGACGGAGCAACAACCCTGGACCTTCAGCTCGTGATGAAGATGGCTTTTGGAAGTTGCTTTGGAAAGCGCCTATTGAGAATAAAATTAAGGAATTTTTGTGGAGGTTGGTCAAAAACATCTTACCGTTACGGACGAACGTTTGCAAGAAAGGTATCTCTCTAGACCCCTCTTGCCCTCTTTGTTTTGAAGAGGCTGAATCGGCTGCTCACCTTTTCCTGCGTTGCgattttattaaaagaatgctCTTCGCGCCCCCGTTGGGAATAAGGATCCCGCCTGTTGATGATGTTATGGTTTGGTTGTTGAGGACTTTTAGGTACAAGGACACCAGGTTGTGCCAAGTGCTTTGTATTGGTCTGTGGAAGGTTTGGAAAGCCAGGAATGATGCCGTCTTCAACAAGGTTCGGCCTTGTCCTATGCTTGTTGCCAAAGATGTGTGGCTCTCTGTAACTGAGTTTGATTGCAGCAGGTCTGTTACTATGGATCGTCTAATGCCGGCGCTGGTTGAAAATTCGTATGGTAATGCGTGGATTATCCAAACAGATGCAGGCTGTTTTGAGGGAGGGACTGTTGCTCTTGGTTGTGTCATTAAGTCTGCCAAGCATGGCATTTTGCTTGCTGCGACTCAGAGGTTTCCCAGTTTCGTCAATCCGGATGCTGCTGAAGCGCTTGGAATTCGGTGGGGAATGCAGCTAGCTAATGATTTCAACCTCGAGGAAGTGATGTTCCAGTCGGATGCGCTTGGGGTGGTTGACTGCGTTAATGGAGTGTGCTCCTTGCCGGATATTGAGCCCATTGTCTTAGATTGTTGTTTGCTTCGTAATCATTTTAAGTTTTCTTCTGTCATGTTCATTGGTAGAGAGTCCAATACTGATGCTCATAATATGGTGGGCATTGGGAAGTTGGTTGGATCTCGCACGTGGTTAGGTGTTATCCCTCTGATTGAGGAGATTCGTGTATCTTTGGCCATTTCGGTCCTTTCTTAA
- the LOC131600313 gene encoding uncharacterized protein LOC131600313 produces the protein MLLSKHKKNHNANGGKRLLVSINVLGSAGPIRFVVDEEELVEAVIDTTLKSYAREERLPRLGSDHRDFFLYCPHHGSDAALSPWDKIGSHGARNFVLCKKPHATIEAADNGSGTSSLSRRGSGSWRSWFHLNIKISSH, from the exons ATGTTGTTGAGCAAGCATAAGAAGAATCACAACGCCAATGGCGGCAAGAGGCTGTTGGTTAGCATCAATGTGCTGGGAAGTGCTGGCCCAATTCGGTTTGTTGTGGATGAGGAGGAGCTTGTTGAGGCTGTTATTGATACTACTTTGAAGTCCTATGCACGTGAAGAACGGTTACCGCGACTGGGGAGTGATCATAGAGATTTCTTTCTCTACTGTCCTCATCATGGATCTGACG CGGCTTTGAGTCCATGGGACAAAATCGGATCACACGGAGCTCGGAATTTCGTGTTATGCAAGAAGCCACACGCTACAATTGAAGCAGCTGATAACGGAAGTGGGACTTCGTCTCTTTCACGCAGGGGGAGTGGTAGTTGGAGGTCTTGGTTCCACCTCAACATTAAAATTTCTTCCCATTAA